The following proteins come from a genomic window of Drosophila sulfurigaster albostrigata strain 15112-1811.04 chromosome X, ASM2355843v2, whole genome shotgun sequence:
- the LOC133847525 gene encoding transmembrane protein 120 homolog, whose product MKMDIEALCNEWNELNREYTELETCNRRYIELLEQLYSHQQKCFNEIKHQRYRMNQITASLRQFPSPGGPSDKEKLDDLVKMSLKRKAQLHEIEQSLPAKSGRYLQIILGDVNVSILNRNDKVRYKDDYEKFKLILNVIGLIMAFFNLIFNYRALELAFIFLLVWYYCTLTIRESILKVNGSRIKGWWRAHHFISTVAAGVLLVWPQGEHWQLFRQQFMYFNVYISIVQYLQFGYQKGLLYRLKALGERHNMDITIEGFHSWMWRGLSFLLPFLFIGYAFQAYNAWTLYKLAYTPPDAPWHVSVMSGLFLLLFVGNMATTLWVVPEKIRERAKERYRLQSMGKSMKLRKEMKNSASDLDLSASSPTVASTAAAATTPITTTDAAATTTEAATTPTESEKKAN is encoded by the exons atgaagATGGACATCGAAGCGCTGTGCAATGAATGGAATGAACTCAATCGCGAGTACACAGAGCTTGAG ACGTGCAACAGACGCTACATTGAGCTGCTGGAACAGCTGTACAGTCATCAACAAAAATGCTTCAACGAGATCAAACATCAACGCTATCGCATGAATCAAATAACGGCCTCGTTACGACA ATTTCCGTCGCCCGGTGGGCCATCGGATAAGGAGAAGCTCGATGATCTGGTAAAGATGTCGCTGAAGCGGAAGGCGCAGTTGCATGAAATTGAGCAATCGCTGCCGGCAAAATCGGGTCGTTACTTGCAG ATTATCCTGGGCGATGTGAACGTCTCAATTCTGAACAGAAACGACAAAGTTCGCTACAAAGATGACTatgaaaagtttaaattaatactCAACGTTATTGGCCTGATAATGGCATTCttcaatttgatatttaacTACAG AGCTCTGGAATTGGCCTTCATCTTTCTGCTGGTTTGGTACTATTGCACACTGACCATTCGCGAGTCCATTCTGAAGGTGAATGGCTCCAGGATCAAGGGCTGGTGGCGTGCCCATCACTTCATATCGACGGTGGCCGCTGGTGTTTTGCTCGTTTGGCCCCAAGGCGAACACTGGCAACTCTTTCGCCAGCAGTTCATGTACTTCAATGTGTACATCA GCATTGTCCAGTATTTGCAGTTTGGCTACCAGAAGGGTCTGTTGTATCGACTTAAGGCGCTCGGCGAGCGTCACAACATGGACATCACCATCGAGGGTTTCCATTCGTGGATGTGGCGCGGTCTGAGCTTCCTCTTGCCCTTCCTGTTCATCGGCTATGCCTTCCAGGCGTACAATGCCTGGACGCTCTACAAGCTCGCCTACACGCCCCCCGATGCGCCGTGGCATGTGTCGGTGATGTCCGGTCTGTTCCTGTTGCTCTTCGTCGGCAACATGGCCACCACGTTGTGGGTGGTGCCTGAAAAGATACGCGAGCGTGCCAAGGAACGCTATCGCCTGCAGTCCATGGGCAAGTCGATGAAGCTGCGCAAGGAGATGAAG AACAGCGCCAGTGACTTGGACCTTTCGGCCAGTTCCCCCACTGtggcatcaacagcagcagcagcaaccacaccaataacaacaacagatgcggcagcaacaactacagaagCTGCCACAACGCCAACGGAGTCCGAGAAGAAGGCCAACTAA